The genomic region GTGAAACTTTTGTGACGCGTAAAATAACTCGAGCGATTGCGAATATCGCAATGGGCTTAGAAGACTGCTTATATCTCGGTAATATGAATGCTTTACGTGATTGGGGCCATGCCAAAGATTATGTGGAAATGCAATGGTTGATGCTTCAACAAGAAACTCCAGATGATTTTGTGATTGCTACTGGCGTCCAGTATTCAGTGCGCCAATTTGTTGATTTTGCTGCTAAAGAACTCGGTATTACTATTGAGTGGCAGGGAAAAGATGAACAAGAAATAGGTATAGTCATTAATATCGAAGGTGACAAAGCTCCGGGTCTCAGTCTCGGTCAAAAAATTGTCGCTGTAGATCCTAAGTATTATCGCCCTACAGAGGTGGAAACTCTGCTTGGTGATCCATCGAAAGCTAAAGAAAAGCTTGGATGGGAGCCCGTGATCACGCTACAGGAAATGGTAGCAGAGATGGTGCAAGTTGACTATCGTGAAGCTTGTAAGCATGCGATTTTAAAAGAGCATGGTTACGCGATGAGTGTAGCTAAAGAATAATATTCTTTTTTAAGTCAGGCGTTGCCTATTTCCCTCTCAAACTCCCCCTTTTTTAAACTTTAATCATTAGGTATTAAAGCTTAAACTTGGGAGATATTCATGAAGTTCACAAGCAGATCATCACCTGGGAGCGCGGGCGGCTCGCCCGCATTTACCATAAGAGTTTACTCCGAGGATATAAAGAAATTTAATAGCTTTGGGCAGTACCCGCCACCTTAATGATAAGGGACTTAAGAGATATTGACAGATATTTGAGCTCGAAGAGCTTAGGAATGTAGCCATGGACCTAAGTCCGTGGTATTTGAATAATATCATCGTGCGTGCCGAAGCTACGCTGCAGGGCGTTTCCTTCATACCTTCGGCATGAATATCATTGTTTTTAACAATACCCACCGGATAAATCCGATGGCTACCATACTACATAGCGTCGGCATGTGCTTAAGTTCCCACTCATTAGAACTCCCCTGCAAGATACTGCCGTATGAGCAAATGCTTTTTATCCGCCTGTCTGGCAAGACCCTGGACCAGGAAATTTGAGTGCTTCGCACTCTACTTACGGCCTTAGGTGCTTAATCGTATTACTTTATAAAGGCAGGGATGACTCTTTTGGGAGCTTCAGAGAGCATTTTTCCCATGCCTTTATTATGAGCGGTGCTGATAATGATGAGCTCTATTTCTGGAAACATGAGGATGAACTGTCCTCCTGCGCCACGACCTGATTTACATAGGTAAGTATTGTTGCCAATTTGGACATCATGACCCCACCAAAAATAACCGTAGCTTCTCTGCTCGTTCACATCAATAGCACTTGTAGCCACTTTGATGAACTCCGTAGGGATAAGTTGCTTTCCTTGCCATTGTCCCTCTTGAAGAATCAGCATTCCCATTTTTAGCATATCTCTAGAGCGGAAAGATGAGCCAGCAGCAGATTTCGGGAGCCCGCTGATGTCGTCTTGCCAACCATAATTCTTGATCCCCATAGGGATGAGCAATTCACTTTTAATGAAACCTTTAGCGGAGCCGGGTACTACGGCTTCCAACACCTGCATGGCCATAGAGGGGTCTGATCCTTGGTATTTAAATGTTTTACTATCCTCTGTGATTGGAGCGGTAAGTTCCATATATGTTTGGATTTGTCCCTGACCTTTTAGTTTTTCAGGAGTATTTTTCATGACCGTGCTGGCTTTGCTCTTGTCAACACGAATTCCTGAACGCATATGCATCGCCTCATGTAAGCTGATGCTTTCAGTTCCAGCGGCTAAGTTTTTTAGATCGATGTCTTTAAGGAAGCTAATGACGGGCTTATTAAGATCGCTCATTTTCAAATAACCCAGTTGAATGGCTCTGCCGATCGCTAGTGCAGTATAGGACTTGGTGATTGACATTTGGTAATGGGGATAATTAGCTCGTCCGCGTTTGTAGTATGATTCAAACAAAAGCTGATTTTTGTAGTAAATGAGTAGGCTATCAGTATTGCTATGTTTATTTGATGCAATTTCTTTGGAAAATCCTAGGATTAACTGTGTATCCAATGTGTTTTTATTGAGATCGCCAACTTTGATGCCATCATTTTTATCTTTGGGCTTTGTGCTAATAAAAGCTTTCTCTAAATAAGGGATTTTTTTTTCTAGTGTATAGGAAATGTCTTTTGCGTTAAGGTCGGTGACTTCAGGAGCGAGTCCGTTGTCCGCGAATAAAGTGATGCATGAGGCATAGCTCAGGAACTGTAAAAAAGTGTAGAATTTATTCATTTTAATCCTTAATTAATTAGCTTCATAACACTACGGGCTCAAATCATATTTTTTGACAAAAATTTGTTATTTAAAACGATTACCCATTAAACGGGGCCAAGCGACTCTTAGTCGCCTGGTCAAGGGTCTTGCCAGACCGGCGGATAAAAAGCATGTGCCCATACGGCAGTATCTTGCGGGGAGAGCTTGAGAGAGGCAGTGTCCCTCTGTAGGTAAAGCATCATGCCCTTTATTGTGAGTAATCGTTTTAAGTGATGATAAATGAAATTTACGCAAACTTTTGGTAAGTGGATCTTTGCTTGCATCATGTAGTTGTTGTTTTTCTTAAGTAGCTTAGTTTTAAGACAATTTTATTTAGGGTGGCGCTGCAGATGTTTGATGGATTAATAAAGAATTTTAATGGTGAGATTTTTCTTGATGAAAAAATGCGCACTCTTTATTCGACGGATGCTTCTGCCTACAAAGAACTGCCCTTAGCGGTTTGTTACCCCAAGGATGAAGCTGACCTACAGCGGCTCATTGCATTTGCACATAAAAACAAAATCAGTTTAATCCCTCGTACTGCAGGGACTTCTTTGGCTGGCCAAGTAGTGGGTGATGGTATTATTGTCGATGTCTCTAAGTATTTCACTGAAGTCCTAGAAATCAATAGTGAAGAAAACTTTGTGCGAGTTCAAGCGGGAGTCGTCCGTAATGAATTAAATCAACAATTAGAAAAACACGGTAAACTTTTTGGGCCTATAACCTCAACAGCAAATAGAGCGATGATGGGTGGCATGCTAGGGAATAATTCCTGCGGACAAAATTCACTGCGGTATGGAAGTGTAAGGGATAAGTTGATTTCTGTCAAAGGTTTTTTAAGTGATGGTTTAGAAGTGGAATTCAAAAGCCTCTCTGAGTATGAGCTCGAAACTAAACTGAGCCTTGAAAGTCTAGAAGGGGATGTTTATCGCAAGCTGATTGATAGGTTAAGAGAGTCACATGCAGAGATAATTAAGGCCTATCCCCATCCCGAGATCCATCGCAGGAATACGGGTTATGGTTTAGATATTTTGGCTGCGATGAAGCCATTCTTTAAAGAAGGCGAAGATTTTAATCTAGCCAAGCTTATTGCCGGATCAGAAGGGACTTTACTTTTTGTCACTGAAATGACGCTAGAGATAGAGCCTTTGCCTTCGA from Lentisphaera profundi harbors:
- a CDS encoding serine hydrolase domain-containing protein — its product is MNKFYTFLQFLSYASCITLFADNGLAPEVTDLNAKDISYTLEKKIPYLEKAFISTKPKDKNDGIKVGDLNKNTLDTQLILGFSKEIASNKHSNTDSLLIYYKNQLLFESYYKRGRANYPHYQMSITKSYTALAIGRAIQLGYLKMSDLNKPVISFLKDIDLKNLAAGTESISLHEAMHMRSGIRVDKSKASTVMKNTPEKLKGQGQIQTYMELTAPITEDSKTFKYQGSDPSMAMQVLEAVVPGSAKGFIKSELLIPMGIKNYGWQDDISGLPKSAAGSSFRSRDMLKMGMLILQEGQWQGKQLIPTEFIKVATSAIDVNEQRSYGYFWWGHDVQIGNNTYLCKSGRGAGGQFILMFPEIELIIISTAHNKGMGKMLSEAPKRVIPAFIK